In Tenrec ecaudatus isolate mTenEca1 chromosome 4, mTenEca1.hap1, whole genome shotgun sequence, a single window of DNA contains:
- the LOC142446499 gene encoding olfactory receptor 4C11-like: MHQNKSITEFILLGLTQDPVKQKVVFIIVLIYYTGSMVGNLLIITTIKFSRSLGSPMYFFLFYLSFADMCLTTSTAPRLLADALSAKKAMSYNECMTQVFTMHVFGAMEIFVLIFMAADRYVAICKPLHYLTIMRRQVCIILIILAWVCSFIHSTVQISLALKLPFCGPNLIDHYCCDLQPLLKLACMDTYEINLLLVFNSGALCSTSFLLLIISYFVILHSLRIHSAEGRKKALSTCTSHIIVVVISFGPCIFVYTRPATTFSVDKMVTLFYTIGTPLLNPLIYTLRNAEVKTAMRKLWRIKFTSQNK, translated from the coding sequence ATGCATCAGAACAAAAGCATCACTGAATTCATACTGCTAGGACTGACACAGGATCCTGTGAAGCAGAAAGTGGTGTTTATAATTGTCTTGATTTACTACACTGGAAGTATGGTGGGAAATTTGCTCATTATTACGACCATCAAGTTCAGTCGATCTCTAGGGAGTCCTatgtatttctttctcttttacttaTCCTTTGCTGATATGTGCTTAACAACTAGCACCGCCCCGAGACTACTTGCAGATGCTCTGTCTGCAAAGAAAGCCATGTCCTACAATGAGTGCATGACGCAGGTCTTTACGATGCATGTATTTGGCGCCATGGAGATCTTTGTCCTCATCTTCATGGCTGCTgatcgctatgtggccatctgcaagCCTCTGCACTACTTAACCATTATGAGAAGACAGGTTTGCATCATCTTGATTATTCTTGCCTGGGTTTGTTCTTTTATCCATTCTACAGTTCAGATTTCCCTGGCCTTGAAACTGCCTTTCTGTGGACCCAATCTGATCGATCATTACTGTTGTGATTTGCAGCCCTTGTTGAAACTTGCCTGTATGGACACTTATGAGATCAACCTCCTACTGGTGTTCAATAGTGGGGCTCTTTGTTCGACTAGTTTCTTGCTTCTGATAATCTCATACTTTGTCATCTTGCATTCACTGAGAATCCACagtgcagaaggcaggaagaaggcGCTTTCCACCTGCACCTCTCACATCATTGTAGTCGTCATATCATTTGGCCCATGCATATTCGTCTATACACGTCCAGCAACCACTTTCTCTGTGGACAAAATGGTGACTCTCTTTTATACCATCGGGACACCTTTACTCAACCCTCTCATCTACACACTAAGGAATGCAGAAGTAAAGACTGCCATGCGAAAGCTGTGGCGAATCAAATTTACCTCACAAAACAAATGA